DNA from Paenibacillus thermoaerophilus:
CGCACGAAGTTCCTGACGGACCATCCCGATCTGACCGTCGAATTTCTGAAGGCGTACGAAGAAGCCCGCCTCTACTTTACTTCGCATATCGAGGAAGTGACCGACGATCTGGCCCAATCGCAGAAGCTGGACCGGGAGATCGTGGCGACCGTATTGAAAAATGCCGAACCGCTGCTCTCCCCGATCACGCCGGAGTTCGCCAAGGCGCATCAGGAACAAGCCGACTTCCTGTACTCTGTCGGCGCGATCGACAAACAACTGGACACGTCGAAGGTGCTGGAGAGCAAATTCGTCGAGCAGGCGCTAAATGAACTCAAAGCGAAGAAGCCATAAACGGATTTATCGCACGGGACATACAAAAAGGCAGCGGTTTTCCCGCTGCCTTTTTGATCCTGCCGTTATCCGTCACAGCCCTTGCGCGTGTTCCCTGCTGAACCGGTTGGCCGGGACAGGCAGGCCGTAATGATCGCGCAGCGTTGCGCCCGTGTATTCCGTGCGGAACAATCCTCTGCGCTGCAACTCCGGAACGACGAAATCGACGAAATCGTCAAATCCCCCGTTCATGATCTGAGGCATAACATTAAAGCCGTCAGCCGCTTCATGCGTAAACCAATGCTCGATAAAATCCGCGATCTGCTCCGGCGTCCCCGCGATCGTCCGATGGCCTCGTCCGCCAGCCAACCGGTGCAGCACTTCCCGCAGCGTCAAATTCTCGCTGCGAGCCAGCCGCACGATCAAATCCGTCCGGCTGACATGACCTCTCACTTGTTCGACCGGGAGATCGGGGAACGGGTCGTCAAGCCGGTATCCCGACAGGTCGAATCCCACGCGCTTCGACAGCATGAGCAGACTATGCGCCGGATTGCTGAGCGCGTTCAGTTCCGCTTGCTTCTCCAAAGCCTCCTCCTCCGTGCGCCCGATCACCGGACAAATGCCGGGCAGAACGATCACATGCTCCGGAGAGCGGCCGAATTGTTCCGCTTGCCGCTTCAAATCACGGTAAAAATGCCGCGCATCCTCAAACGTCTGCTGCGCCGTGAAGATCGCCTCTGCGAATTCAGCCGCAAACCGTCTGCCGTCCCGCGAAGATCCGGCTTGCACCAACAGCGGCCGCCCTTGCGGGGAGCGGGATACGTTCAGCGGCCCTTTCACCGAATAAAACCGGCCTTTATGGTTGATCTCGTGCACCTTGGCGGAATCGGCGTAAAGGCCCGCCTGCTGATCGCATATAAGCGCATCCTCTTCCCAACTGTCCCACAATTTCGTTGCGACATCGAGAAATTCGCGCGCCCGCTCGTATCGCTCCGCATGGTCCATAATCCGGTTGAGATTGAAATTTTGCGCTTCCTCGTCCGTGCCGGAAGTGATGATGTTCCAACCGGCGCGTCCGCCGGACAAATGATCGAACGAAGCGAACCGGCGCGCCAGGTTAAACGGTTCGTTAAAGCTGGTGGATACCGTTGCGATCAGGCCGATTCGGCGCGTGACGACCGCAAGCGCCGTCAGCAGCGTCAGCGGCTCCAAACCGCCTGCCGCGCCGTATCGAACCATGCCGGGGCTCGCCGACAACCGGTCCGCGAAAAAAAGCGAGTCCAGCTTGGCCGCCTCGGCTTTGGCGGCGATCCGCCGGAAATAAGCGAAATCAAACGGTTGGTTCACGTTCGTGTCCGGGTGGCGCCAGGCCGCTTCATGATGGCCCATCGGAGCAACGAACAAATTGAGGTGAAGCTGACGGTTCGGTTTGCGCATCCTGCATTCCCTCTCTTCCGCAAAACGGGGATTATCCGTTGAAGCTGTCGCGCCAACGGAGCAGCCGCCGCTCCAGATAACGGACGAACGAATCCGTCGCCTTGCCGACGACGGCAAAAATGATGATGCCGACGAATACGATCGACGTCTGGGAGAACTGGCGAGCGTCCATAATTAAATAACCGATGCCTTCGCTGGAACCCATCAGTTCCGCAACGACGAGACCCAGCCAGGACACGCCCAGCGACAGGCGCAGACCGAGCAAAATGTTCGGCAGCGCGGCGGGCAAGACGAGCCGCGTAATCTGCTTCCACCGGCTGAATTCGAGGATGCGCGCCACGTCGAAAAGCTTCGCGTCCGCGTTGCGGATGCCCAGGAACGTGTTCACATACAGCGGGAAAAACGCGCCTTTGGCAATCAGCAGCACCTTCGAAAATTCACCGAAACCGAACCAAAGGATAAACAGAGGCGTAATCGCCAGATGCGGAATCATGCGCAACATCTGGACGGTCGGGTCGACCATCTCCTCCACCTGCCGAAACAAACCGACGGCGAAGCCGAGCAATAACCCCAGACCTCCGCCCAGCAGGAAACCGAGGGCGGCTCGGTACAGGCTGATCCACAAATGACCGAACAGTTCGCCGGAAACGATAAGGTCCGCGAACGAGCGGGCGATCGCCGACGGCGCAGGCAACAGGTTCTCGGAGATCAGATTCAGCATGCCTGCGATTTGCCAGACCGTCAGGATGGCGACGGGTAACAACGAGCCACGAAGCAGAACATTCCGTTTATTTAGGCGTTTCAACCGGATGCCGGCGGATCGGTCGCGCTGCGACTCCGGCAACGGCAAGCCGGCTCCGGTGTCCTTCGTCAAAACGGGACGGGTGATCGCTTCCGTACGATTCATGGTAACACCTCTCCGTCTCGAATATCGTTAA
Protein-coding regions in this window:
- a CDS encoding ABC transporter permease, coding for MNRTEAITRPVLTKDTGAGLPLPESQRDRSAGIRLKRLNKRNVLLRGSLLPVAILTVWQIAGMLNLISENLLPAPSAIARSFADLIVSGELFGHLWISLYRAALGFLLGGGLGLLLGFAVGLFRQVEEMVDPTVQMLRMIPHLAITPLFILWFGFGEFSKVLLIAKGAFFPLYVNTFLGIRNADAKLFDVARILEFSRWKQITRLVLPAALPNILLGLRLSLGVSWLGLVVAELMGSSEGIGYLIMDARQFSQTSIVFVGIIIFAVVGKATDSFVRYLERRLLRWRDSFNG
- a CDS encoding LLM class flavin-dependent oxidoreductase, which encodes MRKPNRQLHLNLFVAPMGHHEAAWRHPDTNVNQPFDFAYFRRIAAKAEAAKLDSLFFADRLSASPGMVRYGAAGGLEPLTLLTALAVVTRRIGLIATVSTSFNEPFNLARRFASFDHLSGGRAGWNIITSGTDEEAQNFNLNRIMDHAERYERAREFLDVATKLWDSWEEDALICDQQAGLYADSAKVHEINHKGRFYSVKGPLNVSRSPQGRPLLVQAGSSRDGRRFAAEFAEAIFTAQQTFEDARHFYRDLKRQAEQFGRSPEHVIVLPGICPVIGRTEEEALEKQAELNALSNPAHSLLMLSKRVGFDLSGYRLDDPFPDLPVEQVRGHVSRTDLIVRLARSENLTLREVLHRLAGGRGHRTIAGTPEQIADFIEHWFTHEAADGFNVMPQIMNGGFDDFVDFVVPELQRRGLFRTEYTGATLRDHYGLPVPANRFSREHAQGL